A window of Nicotiana tabacum cultivar K326 chromosome 24, ASM71507v2, whole genome shotgun sequence contains these coding sequences:
- the LOC107763009 gene encoding myb-related protein 2 isoform X1 — MYHHHHQDKSMHPSTRMSISERHLFLQGGNGNGDSGLVLSTDAKPRLKWTPDLHERFIEAVNQLGGADKATPKSVLKLMGIQGLTLYHLKSHLQKYRLSKNLHGQANASGANKVAAGEDRISENSATCMSNPSIGPQPNKNIQISEAIQIQIEVQRRLHEQLEVQRHLQLRIEAQGKYLHAVLEKAQETLGRQDMGTVGLEAAKIQLSELVSTVSNQCLNPTFSDIQEISGFSSQQTQTTQLADRSIDSCLTSCEGSLRDNTMHNNQIGLRPFEFTPSIECKDIENDTRIQQTGLRWCDNLKENRKLFSAIDEGKEKAFTTETNCKNLSMSIGLQDGNLDGSSNHSDGKFNETNTAVRHFHQAANRGDSMQERQKSSQEYKLSYFAPKLDLNIHDETDAASSCKQFDLNGFSWG, encoded by the exons ATGTACCATCATCACCACCAGGATAAGAGCATGCACCCTTCAACAAGAATGTCTATCTCTGAAAGGCATCTGTTCCTGCAAGGTGGAAACGGCAACGGGGATTCAGGGCTTGTCCTGTCAACTGATGCCAAGCCAAGATTGAAATGGACACCAGACCTCCATGAGAGGTTTATAGAAGCCGTTAATCAACTTGGTGGAGCAGACA AAGCCACGCCAAAATCAGTTCTAAAGCTTATGGGGATCCAAGGATTAACCTTGTACCACTTAAAGAGCCATCTTCAG AAATACAGACTAAGTAAGAATCTCCATGGACAAGCAAATGCTAGTGGGGCCAATAAAGTTG CAGCAGGAGAAGATAGGATATCTGAGAATAGCGCAACTTGCATGAGCAATCCAAGCATCGGACCCCAGCCAAACAA AAACATTCAAATAAGTGAAGCAATACAAATCCAAATAGAAGTGCAGAGAAGGCTTCATGAGCAGCTTGAG GTACAACGACATTTACAGTTACGGATAGAAGCTCAAGGAAAATATTTGCATGCCGTGCTCGAGAAAGCACAGGAAACCCTTGGAAGACAAGACATGGGAACAGTAGGATTAGAGGCAGCCAAGATCCAACTATCAGAATTGGTATCCACAGTATCTAACCAATGCCTGAACCCTACATTTTCTGATATACAAGAAATATCAGGATTTAGCAGCCAACAAACACAAACTACCCAACTAGCAGATCGTTCAATCGATAGCTGCTTGACCTCTTGTGAAGGCTCTTTGAGGGACAACACTATGCATAATAACCAAATTGGATTGAGGCCTTTCGAATTTACACCATCTATAGAATGTAAGGATATTGAGAATGACACCAGGATACAACAGACAGGACTAAGATGGTGTGACAACCTCAAGGAGAATAGAAAATTATTCTCTGCAATCGATGAGGGTAAAGAAAAAGCATTCACCACAGAGACGAACTGCAAGAACTTATCAATGAGTATCGGACTTCAAGATGGAAACTTGGACGGAAGCAGTAACCATTCAGATGGGAAATTCAATGAAACAAACACAGCCGTCAGACATTTTCACCAGGCTGCCAACAGAGGCGATTCAATGCAAGAGAGGCAGAAGTCTTCACAAGAGTATAAGTTGTCTTACTTTGCACCTAAACTGGACCTAAACATACATGATGAAACAGATGCAGCTTCAAGTTGTAAGCAATTTGACTTAAATGGTTTCAGTTGGGGTTGA
- the LOC107763009 gene encoding myb-related protein 2 isoform X2 — MYHHHHQDKSMHPSTRMSISERHLFLQGGNGNGDSGLVLSTDAKPRLKWTPDLHERFIEAVNQLGGADKATPKSVLKLMGIQGLTLYHLKSHLQKYRLSKNLHGQANASGANKVAAGEDRISENSATCMSNPSIGPQPNKNIQISEAIQIQIEVQRRLHEQLELRIEAQGKYLHAVLEKAQETLGRQDMGTVGLEAAKIQLSELVSTVSNQCLNPTFSDIQEISGFSSQQTQTTQLADRSIDSCLTSCEGSLRDNTMHNNQIGLRPFEFTPSIECKDIENDTRIQQTGLRWCDNLKENRKLFSAIDEGKEKAFTTETNCKNLSMSIGLQDGNLDGSSNHSDGKFNETNTAVRHFHQAANRGDSMQERQKSSQEYKLSYFAPKLDLNIHDETDAASSCKQFDLNGFSWG, encoded by the exons ATGTACCATCATCACCACCAGGATAAGAGCATGCACCCTTCAACAAGAATGTCTATCTCTGAAAGGCATCTGTTCCTGCAAGGTGGAAACGGCAACGGGGATTCAGGGCTTGTCCTGTCAACTGATGCCAAGCCAAGATTGAAATGGACACCAGACCTCCATGAGAGGTTTATAGAAGCCGTTAATCAACTTGGTGGAGCAGACA AAGCCACGCCAAAATCAGTTCTAAAGCTTATGGGGATCCAAGGATTAACCTTGTACCACTTAAAGAGCCATCTTCAG AAATACAGACTAAGTAAGAATCTCCATGGACAAGCAAATGCTAGTGGGGCCAATAAAGTTG CAGCAGGAGAAGATAGGATATCTGAGAATAGCGCAACTTGCATGAGCAATCCAAGCATCGGACCCCAGCCAAACAA AAACATTCAAATAAGTGAAGCAATACAAATCCAAATAGAAGTGCAGAGAAGGCTTCATGAGCAGCTTGAG TTACGGATAGAAGCTCAAGGAAAATATTTGCATGCCGTGCTCGAGAAAGCACAGGAAACCCTTGGAAGACAAGACATGGGAACAGTAGGATTAGAGGCAGCCAAGATCCAACTATCAGAATTGGTATCCACAGTATCTAACCAATGCCTGAACCCTACATTTTCTGATATACAAGAAATATCAGGATTTAGCAGCCAACAAACACAAACTACCCAACTAGCAGATCGTTCAATCGATAGCTGCTTGACCTCTTGTGAAGGCTCTTTGAGGGACAACACTATGCATAATAACCAAATTGGATTGAGGCCTTTCGAATTTACACCATCTATAGAATGTAAGGATATTGAGAATGACACCAGGATACAACAGACAGGACTAAGATGGTGTGACAACCTCAAGGAGAATAGAAAATTATTCTCTGCAATCGATGAGGGTAAAGAAAAAGCATTCACCACAGAGACGAACTGCAAGAACTTATCAATGAGTATCGGACTTCAAGATGGAAACTTGGACGGAAGCAGTAACCATTCAGATGGGAAATTCAATGAAACAAACACAGCCGTCAGACATTTTCACCAGGCTGCCAACAGAGGCGATTCAATGCAAGAGAGGCAGAAGTCTTCACAAGAGTATAAGTTGTCTTACTTTGCACCTAAACTGGACCTAAACATACATGATGAAACAGATGCAGCTTCAAGTTGTAAGCAATTTGACTTAAATGGTTTCAGTTGGGGTTGA